Genomic window (Leptospira kanakyensis):
GATGTATTGGTTTTTAGCCAAGCTTTTGAAATTGCTGGGGAACGTTTTATTTTATGGATCAACTTGGATGTCACAAAGATTTTAGATATGGAAGGTCGACTTGCCAAGTCAGTAGAAGAAAAAGATGTTCTATTGAAAGAATTGCAACACCGAGTTAAAAATACCCTCGCTATCATTTCGGGGCTTCTCAATCTAGAATCGTTTAAAGTTGAAAATGAACTCGCCAAACAGTCGTTCCTTAACGCTCAATCTAGAATCATGTCAATGTCAAAGGTTTATGAAAATCTTTATCAATCTGAAGATTTAGAATCTGTAGACCTTCGTAAATATATAGAAGACTTAGTATTTAGTCTCCATGATATTTTTGTTCTCAATCCCACAAAAATTAAGTTTGATGTCAAATTAGAAGAGATCCGTTTGGATCTAAAACGAACTCTACCTTTGGGTTTGATTTTGAATGAATTACTCACCAACGCTTTGAAGTATGCTTATCCTAGTGAAAAGGGTGGAGACGTAAGGATTCATCTTTCTCGTTCCAATGATAATATCATTTTATCGGTGGGAGATGACGGAGCAGGTTTGCCCGATTCAGTCAATATCGAAAAAGGGAACCATTTTGGTTATGAGTTGATTCGTAGTTTGACTTCTCAGTTAAAAGGTGTATTTTCTTCTGTTTCTAAAAAAGGAGAAGGGCTTAACATCATGATTTCCTTTCCAGTGAAATCGAATGATAAGTGATTGAGATGTCAGGCGCTGAATCATTCAACTTAACTCACTTCAAAATATCGGTTATCTTTTTTTCCTTCCCCTAATCGTTCCAATAAAAACCAAACGAACTTGTTTGATGGTTTGTAATTTTATTTTTCGCATTTCAGAATGAGCATCTGTGGCAAGATCTAAATAGTCTGAGGCCATAAGAAAACAAATACTAACAATTAACTCGGAAGCAAACTGAATGTCTAGTTGTGGGATCATCTTGGGCATTCGCATGTCTTTGGCTAGTTCGACAGCAATTGCGTTCATCGATTCGCGAATTTTCTCCCGGATCTTTCGGTTGCCTCCCGTCCGTTCTCTGGAGATAAAACGGAAAAGGGATCGATTGTGCGTAACATAGTCAAAAAAGAAACCAATGGTCAGTTGTAAGGCCGATTTGTAAGCCCCTTTGTTTCTGGCATCCCCCACGATGGTTTGGATCCGCCCTCCACATTCGTCCACAAGTGACAGGCCCAGTTCTTCCATATTTTTAAAATGCCGATAGAAGGCTGCAGGGACAATCCCAGCCTCTCCTGCCACTTCCCGAAGGCTAAGATCCCCCAAACCTTTCTCCTCTCCCATCAATTGTAAGGCACTTTCGAGCAAATTGTCGTGGGTGCGGAGCTTTTGGGCGTAGCGTTTGTTGAGTTTCATGACTGAATTCAGTAAACGGTCGTTCACTTTTTTTTAAAAAGCAAGGACAAAAAGGCCAATTCGGAGTTGACATACTTAACAATGTAAATTAACACTATTAAATATCTCTGTGAACGAGTGTTCACTTAAATGCGAAATACGAGGCGAAAATGAAAACATTTCCTTTTATCTTTAACGAACCACGGCAGTTCCTCAGCTCCTTACAAGGGAAAGAGTGGGCTGATTTTCTTTTGGGAGAAATCAATCCGCGGTTCTCTGTCACTGCCATCAAAGCAAAAGTCGTTGCTGTTCGGGAAGAAACAGCTGATGCAAAGACAATCGTATTGAAACCCAACTGGTTATGGAAGGGTTTTCGTTCAGGCCAACATGTTCCTGTGACTGTAGAAATTGCAGGAAGGAGAGTGACTCGGTTTTATTCTTTGTCTTCACGGCCAGATGATAAACTTTTAAGTATCACCGTAAAACGCCAAAAAGGTGGACTTGTATCCAATTTTATCAATACAAACATTAAAAAAGGCGATGTATTAGAGTTAGGTGAGGCAACTGGTGAGTTTGTCCTTCCCAAAACTTTACCTTCTAAGTTTTTATTTTTAGCAGGTGGTAGTGGAATCACTCCGATTCATTCCATTCTGAAACAACTAGAGGCAAATCAATTTAAAGGAAAAGCCACTCTTCTTTACTTTGTTCGATCCTTCGAAGATATCATTTTACGTTCTTCTTTAGAAGAAATTGCAAAATCAACTGGATGGTTAGAAATCAAATATATTTTTTCAGATGTTCCTAAAGAAGGATATGATTCAGGATTTTTAACCAAAGAAATTTTGCAAAAGTATGCAGAAGATTTAAAATCCTATTCTGTTTATGTATGTGGGCCTGCCCCCATGCAAACCAAAGCACTTTCGCTTTTAGAAGGTAACGAAATCAAATCGGAACTTTTTTTGTTACCCGGTCAGACTTCTTTGAAGGTAAAAAAAACGGGAACGGTAGATGTCTTTTTATCTTTAAGTCACAAAACCATTCAGGTAAAAGGAGAACGTTCTTTACTAGAAGAACTCGAAGACCAAGGGATTTATCCACAAAGCGGATGCCGTATGGGAATTTGCCATACTTGTGTTTGTAAAAAAGCAGTAGGTTCTGTAACAGATCTATCAAATGGCGAAGTATCTGAGTTAGGTGAAGAGAATATCCAAATCTGTGTTTCTCGTGCCGAATCAAATTTGGAATTAGAACTCTAATTTTGGTAAATCAGAAAATTCACCACTAGGATCTCGAAAATTAAAGTATTCATCATAGGAAAATAAAATGAAAACAATTAGCAAAACATTAAACCACGAAGAAATTGAAGCCTTTGGAAAAGAAGTGGATTCACTCCGCGAAGAAGTGATGGCCAAGGTCGGTAAAGAAGATGCAGATCATATCAGATCCATCTATAAAATCTATCGTTACACAGAGATTTTAGGTCGTGGCCTCATCCACTTTAGTTTTGAACCTATTTCCTTTGTGCTTGGTTCACTCATTCTTGGTGGATCCAAAATCATAAACAATATGGAACTTGGTCATAACGTCCTTCATGGACAATATGATTGGATGAACGATCCACGATTTAACTCCCGTACTTTTGAATGGGACATTGTGAGTGATGCTCACCAATGGAAGTTTTATCATAATTATATGCACCATACTTATACAAATGTTCTTAATAAAGATCATGATTATGGATATAATTTTACCCGATTGACAGAAGGTCAAAAGTGGAAACCAGTTCACCTAACACAGCCTTTCACAAATATGTTTTTGGCGATGAACTTCCAGTGGGGTGTGGGAGCTCACGGTTACCGAGTGGAATATATGGAGATTCCGAAAAAACAAAGAAAGAAAAAATCTCTTAAGGATTATAAGGCAGTGTTCTTTAAAAAAATTGAACTACAACTTGTAAAAGATTACCTTTTCTTTCCACTCCTTGCCGGTTTGAATTTTCCAAAGATCATTTTAGGAAATTTGATCGCAAATTTGATTCGAAATCTTTGGACTTACGCTGTGATCTTCTGTGGGCATTTTACAGAAAATGCAGAATCTTTTTCCGTAGATGATATTGTTGGGGAAACAAAAGCGCAGTGGTATCTAAGACAACTCAAAGGTTCTTCTAACTTAGATGGTAGTAACTTTTTTTATACGATGACTGGGCATTTGAGTCACCAAATCGAACACCATATGTTCCCTGATATGCCAGCAAAACGTTACCGTGAAGTGGCACCTCGTTTGAAAGAAATTTGTGCTAAGTATGGTCAACACTACAATACAGGAAGTTTCGTGAAACAGTTTGCTTCCGTTTGGAAACGAATCGTTGCTTATTCTTTTCCTGATTCCATTGCCGGAAAGTTAATGGGAAATAAAAAGAAATACTTAGAACCAACTGCGTTACTTTCGCAACCCAGTTTTCAGATCTCCCTTCCTAGTGAAGAGAAGTCAGCGACTCTCACATAACCTGAACTTGACGAATTTCCCACTTGCGCATTGTGGGGAATTCATTCCTTTCCTTTCTTTCGGGTCCTCATAACGAGGGCCCTTTTTTTTAATCCTTCAAATGTTTCAGTCTAATTTGATTTGCAGATAGAATGGCCAAACTATCCAAATGAAATCCTTTACACCAAGTACTACGAAGTTCTTTTCTACTAGTGGATTTGTTTTTGGCTCTTTCCATCAAGTATCCTACCACAACTCTTGCTGCCGATTCCACCACTTCAAAACTATGGGCTTCTTTTGTTTCTTGTTTTTCGATGGATTTATATGCATCAACAATGGATTCAAATAGAGTTCGGATCTCTTGGAGTTTGGTATTGGATTCTGATCCTTTTGCCAAATGATCTAGATAACTACGGAAAGTTCCTGTCGGGCTCATTCCAGAGGTAATGCCACCAATGGCTGCGTTCACTTGGATTTGTGTGGTTCCATCATATATATTGGTGATTCTTGCATCTCGATAAAGTCGAGAAAGATCATAATCTTCTGTATACCCAGCACCACCTAATACTTGTAATCCATCATAAACTAAGTCATTACACATTTCTGAATTGTAGTATTTGGATATGGGAGTGAGTGTGTTTGCCACTTTTTCCCAGAATTTTCCTATTTTGGATTCTTCCGGGGAAACGGTTCGCCCATCTTCATACCAATAGTATTTATCTACAGAAAAGGCAGCTTCCACCATTAGACAACGCATTCCCGCAAGTTCACGTTCCATTCGGTCCAACATACGACGGACAGCCGGAATTTCATAAATGGGTTTTCCAAATTGGATTCTTTCTTTTGCGTATTTAAGAGCTTCTTCATAAGCAGCAGTGACTATCCCTGTACCTTGGGAAGAAACACTGAGACGGGCACCGTTTAACATTCCCATTACATACTTTACAAGTCCGAATCCTTCTTTACCAACAAGATAACCTTCACTGTTTTCAAAGACGGTTTCGCAGGTGGCGGAGGCTTTGATTCCTAATTTTTTTTCGATACCTTGCACCGCATAATCTTTGTTCTCAACAATAAAAAAAGAAAGTCCTCTCGCACCACTTTCTTGGGTTCCTGTTCTTGCTAACGTGAGAGTGATACCCGGGATACCATTCACTCCACAGGCTACAGTTTGAAATCTTTTGGTTCCGTTGAGATACCACTTACCATCTTTTTTTGTAGCTTTGGTGGTAATGTTTGGTAAATCAGATCCGAAGTCTGGTTCTGATAATCCCATAGTGACTGTATAGTTTCCTGAAATTAGTTTTGGAATCCATTCTTCTTTCATTTCATCAGAGGCACAGACTTCCAAAATGGCGGCAAGCCCCATACTTCCCACTGCAATGGTAATAGAACTATCGGATCTATACATCAATTCCGCAATCATCGCCTTTATGATGCTAGGTGCACCTAGTCCACCATACCTTCTTTTGAATGCAACAGGCCCAAGTCCTGCATCATGATACATTTTGATTACATCCACCATCTCTTGTGGATGGATCACGTTTCCATTATCAAATTTTAGACCTTTGGAATCCACAGTTGCAGCAACTTGGGAAACATACATCCCACTGATTTCTCCGCAGGATTTTAGGATTTCATCATAAAATGATTTCGCCTCATCGATATTAGATGGTGCATACTCTAGTCGAGGGTTATTGTTTTCGGAATAAAGTTTGGAATCAGAATAGTTATTTTCATAAATAGGAACAATTTCATTCCAATCAATTAATTCGTAAAAATGTTCTTTTAAGTCTTCGTTGGTTTGAAAGTAGTTACTTTGGATCATAAAAATTCCTTTTGAGTTAGAAGATAAATTTTAGTAATGTGAGGCGATTAAAAAAAATCGTATAACAAAAAAAATTGGAAAATTAGATAGATGGTGAACCGATCGGTTTCCTTTTTTTTGTGAATTAGCCCAACAAAAACGAACGAAGGTATTGTTTTTGGATGACTCCAAATCTTCCTATATTTGTTAGAAATTAAGGTTTCTTTTTTTACAATTCCCAAGTAGAATTC
Coding sequences:
- a CDS encoding TetR family transcriptional regulator, which codes for MKLNKRYAQKLRTHDNLLESALQLMGEEKGLGDLSLREVAGEAGIVPAAFYRHFKNMEELGLSLVDECGGRIQTIVGDARNKGAYKSALQLTIGFFFDYVTHNRSLFRFISRERTGGNRKIREKIRESMNAIAVELAKDMRMPKMIPQLDIQFASELIVSICFLMASDYLDLATDAHSEMRKIKLQTIKQVRLVFIGTIRGRKKR
- a CDS encoding ferredoxin reductase; the protein is MKTFPFIFNEPRQFLSSLQGKEWADFLLGEINPRFSVTAIKAKVVAVREETADAKTIVLKPNWLWKGFRSGQHVPVTVEIAGRRVTRFYSLSSRPDDKLLSITVKRQKGGLVSNFINTNIKKGDVLELGEATGEFVLPKTLPSKFLFLAGGSGITPIHSILKQLEANQFKGKATLLYFVRSFEDIILRSSLEEIAKSTGWLEIKYIFSDVPKEGYDSGFLTKEILQKYAEDLKSYSVYVCGPAPMQTKALSLLEGNEIKSELFLLPGQTSLKVKKTGTVDVFLSLSHKTIQVKGERSLLEELEDQGIYPQSGCRMGICHTCVCKKAVGSVTDLSNGEVSELGEENIQICVSRAESNLELEL
- a CDS encoding fatty acid desaturase family protein, producing the protein MKTISKTLNHEEIEAFGKEVDSLREEVMAKVGKEDADHIRSIYKIYRYTEILGRGLIHFSFEPISFVLGSLILGGSKIINNMELGHNVLHGQYDWMNDPRFNSRTFEWDIVSDAHQWKFYHNYMHHTYTNVLNKDHDYGYNFTRLTEGQKWKPVHLTQPFTNMFLAMNFQWGVGAHGYRVEYMEIPKKQRKKKSLKDYKAVFFKKIELQLVKDYLFFPLLAGLNFPKIILGNLIANLIRNLWTYAVIFCGHFTENAESFSVDDIVGETKAQWYLRQLKGSSNLDGSNFFYTMTGHLSHQIEHHMFPDMPAKRYREVAPRLKEICAKYGQHYNTGSFVKQFASVWKRIVAYSFPDSIAGKLMGNKKKYLEPTALLSQPSFQISLPSEEKSATLT
- a CDS encoding acyl-CoA dehydrogenase family protein, translating into MIQSNYFQTNEDLKEHFYELIDWNEIVPIYENNYSDSKLYSENNNPRLEYAPSNIDEAKSFYDEILKSCGEISGMYVSQVAATVDSKGLKFDNGNVIHPQEMVDVIKMYHDAGLGPVAFKRRYGGLGAPSIIKAMIAELMYRSDSSITIAVGSMGLAAILEVCASDEMKEEWIPKLISGNYTVTMGLSEPDFGSDLPNITTKATKKDGKWYLNGTKRFQTVACGVNGIPGITLTLARTGTQESGARGLSFFIVENKDYAVQGIEKKLGIKASATCETVFENSEGYLVGKEGFGLVKYVMGMLNGARLSVSSQGTGIVTAAYEEALKYAKERIQFGKPIYEIPAVRRMLDRMERELAGMRCLMVEAAFSVDKYYWYEDGRTVSPEESKIGKFWEKVANTLTPISKYYNSEMCNDLVYDGLQVLGGAGYTEDYDLSRLYRDARITNIYDGTTQIQVNAAIGGITSGMSPTGTFRSYLDHLAKGSESNTKLQEIRTLFESIVDAYKSIEKQETKEAHSFEVVESAARVVVGYLMERAKNKSTSRKELRSTWCKGFHLDSLAILSANQIRLKHLKD